The Enterobacter asburiae sequence CGGGTGATATGGTCATTGATGGCAGCGTACGCGGCCGTCTTGAGCGCCTTGCAGACGTCTTGCAGTCTTAAGGGGACTGGAGCATGCAACTGAATTCCACCGAAATCAGCGAACTGATCAAGCAGCGCATTGCTCAGTTCAGTGTTGTGAGTGAAGCTCACAACGAAGGTACTATTGTTTCTGTAAGTGACGGTGTTATCCGCATCCACGGCCTGGCCGATTGTATGCAGGGTGAGATGATTTCCCTGCCGGGTAACCGTTACGCTATCGCACTGAACCTGGAGCGCGACTCCGTAGGTGCAGTTGTGATGGGTCCATACGCTGACCTCGCCGAAGGCATGAAGGTTAAGTGTACTGGCCGTATTCTGGAAGTGCCGGTTGGCCGTGGCCTGCTGGGTCGCGTTGTTAACACCCTGGGTGCGCCAATCGACGGTAAAGGTCCGGTTGAGCACGATGGCTTCTCCCCAATCGAAGTTATCGCACCGGGCGTTATCGACCGTCAGTCCGTTGATCAGCCAGTGCAGACTGGTTATAAGTCCGTTGACGCCATGATCCCAATCGGTCGTGGTCAGCGTGAACTGATCATCGGTGACCGTCAGACCGGTAAAACCGCGATGGCAATCGACGCCATCATCAACCAGCGTGACTCCGGCATCAAATGTGTGTACGTGGCCATCGGCCAGAAAGCGTCCACCATTTCTAACGTGGTTCGTAAACTGGAAGAGCACGGCGCGCTGTCTAACACCATCGTTGTTGTGGCTACCGCTTCTGAATCTGCTGCACTGCAATACCTGGCTCCATACGCCGGTTGTGCAATGGGCGAATACTTCCGTGACCGCGGCGAAGATGCGCTGATCGTATACGATGACCTGTCTAAACAGGCTGTTGCTTATCGTCAGGTTTCCCTGCTGCTCCGTCGTCCACCAGGACGTGAAGCATTCCCGGGCGACGTATTCTACCTCCACTCTCGTCTGCTGGAGCGTGCTTCCCGCGTTAACGCGGAATACGTCGAGAACTTCACCAAAGGTGAAGTGAAGGGTAAAACAGGTTCTCTGACCGCGCTGCCGATCATTGAAACCCAGGCGGGTGACGTTTCTGCGTTCGTTCCGACCAACGTAATCTCCATTACCGATGGTCAGATCTTCCTGGAAACCAACCTGTTTAACTCCGGTATTCGTCCGGCGGTTAACCCGGGTATCTCCGTATCCCGTGTGGGTGGTGCTGCTCAGACCAAGATCATCAAGAAACTGTCCGGTGGTATCCGTACCGCGCTGGCACAGTATCGTGAACTGGCTGCGTTCTCTCAGTTCGCATCCGATCTGGACGAAGCAACCCGTAAACAGCTGAGCCACGGTCAGAAAGTGACCGAACTGCTGAAGCAGAAACAGTACGCTCCAATGTCTGTTGCTCAGCAGGGCCTGGTACTGTTCGCGGCTGAACGCGGTTACCTCGAAGATGTGGAACTGGCGAAAATCGGTAGCTTCGAAGCCGCTCTGCTGGCTTACGTCGACCGTGATCACGCTCCGCTGATGCAAGAGATCAACCAGACCGGTGGCTATAACGACGAAATCGAAGGCAAGCTGAAAGCTATCCTCGATTCCTTCAAAGCAACCCAATCCTGGTAATCGTCCGGCGGCTTGTCTCAGGGCAAGCCGCCTGGCATTGAGGAGAAGCTCATGGCCGGCGCAAAAGAGATACGTAGTAAGATCGCAAGCGTCCAGAACACGCAAAAGATCACTAAAGCGATGGAGATGGTCGCCGCTTCCAAAATGCGTAAATCGCAGGATCGCATGGCGGCCAGCCGTCCTTATGCAGAGACCATGCGCAAAGTGATTGGTCACCTTGCAAACGGTAATCTGGAATATAAGCACCCTTACCTGGAAGAACGCGACGTTAAGCGCGTGGGCTACCTGGTGGTGTCGACTGACCGTGGTCTGTGTGGCGGCTTGAACATTAACCTGTTCAAAAAACTGCTGGCGGATATGAAAGGCTGGTCTGATAAAGGCGTTCAGTGCGATCTGGCACTGATTGGCTCTAAAGGCGTCTCTTTCTTTAACTCCGTTGGTGGCAACATTGTCGCTCAGGTGACCGGTATGGGTGATAACCCGTCCCTGTCTGAACTGATCGGCCCGGTTAAAGTGATGTTGCAGGCCTACGATGAAGGCCGCCTGGACAGACTGTACGTTGTCAGCAACAAATTCATTAACACCATGTCTCAGGTTCCAACGCTCACTCAGATGCTGCCGTTACCGGCATCAGAAGATGACGAGCTGAAGCAGAAAGCCTGGGATTACCTGTATGAACCCGATCCGAAACCGCTGCTGGATACCCTGCTGCGTCGTTACGTTGAATCTCAGGTTTATCAGGGCGTTGTAGAAAACCTGGCCAGCGAGCAGGCCGCACGAATGGTGGCGATGAAAGCCGCGACCGATAATGGCGGCAGCCTGATTAAAGAGCTGCAGTTGGTTTACAACAAAGCTCGTCAGGCCAGCATTACTCAGGAACTCACCGAGATCGTCTCGGGGGCCGCCGCGGTTTAACCAGGTTTACGAATTACGTAGAGGATTCAAGATGGCTACTGGAAAGATTGTCCAGGTAATCGGCGCCGTGGTGGACGTCGAGTTCCCTCAGGACGCCGTACCACGCGTGTACGACGCGCTTGAGGTACAGAATGGTAACGAGAGCCTGGTGCTGGAAGTTCAGCAGCAGCTCGGCGGCGGTATCGTGCGTACCATCGCGATGGGTTCTTCCGACGGTCTGCGTCGTGGTCTGGAAGTTAAAGACCTTGAGCATCCGATCGAAGTCCCGGTAGGTAAAGCAACACTGGGTCGTATCATGAACGTATTGGGTCAGCCAATCGACATGAAGGGCGACATCGGTGAAGAAGAGCGTTGGGCTATCCACCGCGCGGCACCTTCCTACGAAGAGCTGTCCAGCTCTCAGGAACTGCTGGAAACCGGTATCAAAGTTATCGACCTGATGTGTCCGTTTGCGAAGGGCGGTAAAGTTGGTCTGTTCGGTGGTGCGGGTGTAGGTAAAACCGTAAACATGATGGAGCTGATCCGTAACATCGCGATCGAGCACTCCGGTTACTCCGTGTTTGCGGGTGTAGGTGAACGTACTCGTGAGGGTAACGACTTCTACCACGAAATGACCGACTCCAACGTTCTGGACAAAGTATCCCTGGTTTACGGCCAGATGAACGAGCCACCAGGAAACCGTCTGCGCGTTGCGCTGACTGGCCTGACGATGGCTGAGAAATTCCGTGACGAAGGCCGTGACGTTCTGCTGTTCGTTGATAACATCTATCGTTACACCCTGGCCGGTACGGAAGTATCTGCACTGCTGGGTCGTATGCCTTCAGCGGTAGGCTACCAGCCGACCCTGGCGGAAGAGATGGGTGTTCTTCAGGAACGTATCACCTCTACCAAAACCGGTTCTATCACCTCCGTTCAGGCGGTATACGTACCTGCGGATGACTTGACTGACCCATCTCCAGCAACCACCTTTGCGCACTTAGACGCAACCGTGGTACTGAGCCGTCAGATCGCGTCTCTGGGTATCTACCCGGCCGTTGACCCGCTGGACTCCACCAGTCGTCAGCTGGATCCACTGGTTGTTGGTCAGGAACACTACGACACCGCGCGTGGCGTACAGTCCCTGCTGCAGCGTTACCAGGAACTGAAAGACATCATCGCCATCCTGGGTATGGATGAACTGTCTGAAGAAGACAAACTGGTGGTAGCACGTGCGCGTAAGATCCAGCGCTTCCTGTCCCAGCCGTTCTTCGTTGCGGAAGTATTCACCGGTTCTCCGGGTAAATACGTTTCCCTGAAAGACACCATCCGTGGCTTTAAAGGCATCATGGAAGGCGAATACGATCACCTGCCAGAGCAGGCGTTCTACATGGTTGGTTCCATCGAAGAAGCCGTGGAAAAAGCCAAAAAACTTTAACGCCTTAATCGGAGGGTGATATGGCAATGACTTACCACCTGGACGTCGTCAGCGCAGAGCAACAAATGTTCTCTGGTCTGGTCGAGAAAATCCAGGTAACGGGTAGTGAAGGTGAACTGGGTATTTTCCCGGGTCACGCACCGCTGCTCACCGCCATTAAGCCTGGTATGATCCGCATCGTTAAACAGTTCGGTCACGAAGAGTTTATCTATCTGTCCGGCGGC is a genomic window containing:
- the atpA gene encoding F0F1 ATP synthase subunit alpha; this encodes MQLNSTEISELIKQRIAQFSVVSEAHNEGTIVSVSDGVIRIHGLADCMQGEMISLPGNRYAIALNLERDSVGAVVMGPYADLAEGMKVKCTGRILEVPVGRGLLGRVVNTLGAPIDGKGPVEHDGFSPIEVIAPGVIDRQSVDQPVQTGYKSVDAMIPIGRGQRELIIGDRQTGKTAMAIDAIINQRDSGIKCVYVAIGQKASTISNVVRKLEEHGALSNTIVVVATASESAALQYLAPYAGCAMGEYFRDRGEDALIVYDDLSKQAVAYRQVSLLLRRPPGREAFPGDVFYLHSRLLERASRVNAEYVENFTKGEVKGKTGSLTALPIIETQAGDVSAFVPTNVISITDGQIFLETNLFNSGIRPAVNPGISVSRVGGAAQTKIIKKLSGGIRTALAQYRELAAFSQFASDLDEATRKQLSHGQKVTELLKQKQYAPMSVAQQGLVLFAAERGYLEDVELAKIGSFEAALLAYVDRDHAPLMQEINQTGGYNDEIEGKLKAILDSFKATQSW
- the atpG gene encoding F0F1 ATP synthase subunit gamma yields the protein MAGAKEIRSKIASVQNTQKITKAMEMVAASKMRKSQDRMAASRPYAETMRKVIGHLANGNLEYKHPYLEERDVKRVGYLVVSTDRGLCGGLNINLFKKLLADMKGWSDKGVQCDLALIGSKGVSFFNSVGGNIVAQVTGMGDNPSLSELIGPVKVMLQAYDEGRLDRLYVVSNKFINTMSQVPTLTQMLPLPASEDDELKQKAWDYLYEPDPKPLLDTLLRRYVESQVYQGVVENLASEQAARMVAMKAATDNGGSLIKELQLVYNKARQASITQELTEIVSGAAAV
- the atpD gene encoding F0F1 ATP synthase subunit beta, with the protein product MATGKIVQVIGAVVDVEFPQDAVPRVYDALEVQNGNESLVLEVQQQLGGGIVRTIAMGSSDGLRRGLEVKDLEHPIEVPVGKATLGRIMNVLGQPIDMKGDIGEEERWAIHRAAPSYEELSSSQELLETGIKVIDLMCPFAKGGKVGLFGGAGVGKTVNMMELIRNIAIEHSGYSVFAGVGERTREGNDFYHEMTDSNVLDKVSLVYGQMNEPPGNRLRVALTGLTMAEKFRDEGRDVLLFVDNIYRYTLAGTEVSALLGRMPSAVGYQPTLAEEMGVLQERITSTKTGSITSVQAVYVPADDLTDPSPATTFAHLDATVVLSRQIASLGIYPAVDPLDSTSRQLDPLVVGQEHYDTARGVQSLLQRYQELKDIIAILGMDELSEEDKLVVARARKIQRFLSQPFFVAEVFTGSPGKYVSLKDTIRGFKGIMEGEYDHLPEQAFYMVGSIEEAVEKAKKL